Proteins co-encoded in one Dreissena polymorpha isolate Duluth1 chromosome 12, UMN_Dpol_1.0, whole genome shotgun sequence genomic window:
- the LOC127852502 gene encoding cholecystokinin receptor type A-like, with the protein MEGMELSPKNTTLDTSVYVKEYNAEFNKKILPVSIVFGLTASVGLIANALVIYIYGFRYKRCNFKYFLFTLGLIGLLQCTIMLPTQIGEMHYWFNFPTSWLCRTSAYVFGYTIIHCYSILFLIALDRFRKVCRPYDWQIQANTARNLSIITSIASLILATTPGVVSGHHSFQTSYKDVNITVTVCATDDMHNNREWAVYFLLLLGGLPVSVIILVTCTIYALILMRFYRQGSRTAQSSLNNSSLARSSSDELSKVKTDDQNNITDTDNKEIVSVQNGDNNSSMNSTFKNIMCVVFPVSRQINIKANRPGNLRKTSSKLAVREKLLRKTCIVLIITITCIIALIITFCLHMVSESINYHALEVHGVILNAFVIFHRGSFSMICALFPIIYGVRDNSFRNIVREMLVKYKGSNQKQELETCA; encoded by the coding sequence atggaAGGTATGGAGCTGTCGCCAAAAAACACCACACTGGACACGAGTGTTTATGTTAAAGAGTACAACGCAGAATTCAACAAGAAAATTCTGCCGGTGAGCATAGTTTTCGGACTAACGGCCAGTGTGGGATTGATTGCCAATGCCCTCGTGATTTACATCTACGGTTTCCGCTACAAGCGCTGCAACTTCAAGTATTTCCTCTTCACGCTCGGACTGATTGGCCTGCTGCAGTGCACCATCATGCTCCCGACGCAGATAGGAGAGATGCACTACTGGTTCAACTTTCCTACCTCGTGGCTTTGTCGCACCTCTGCCTACGTTTTCGGTTATACAATCATTCACTGCTACTCCATTCTGTTCCTAATTGCTTTGGACCGATTCCGCAAGGTGTGCCGGCCATACGACTGGCAGATCCAGGCCAACACGGCTAGGAATTTAAGTATTATCACTTCGATTGCATCGTTAATTCTAGCAACGACGCCTGGCGTGGTGAGTGGTCACCATTCTTTCCAGACATCGTACAAAGACGTGAATATTACTGTGACAGTTTGCGCAACGGATGACATGCATAACAACAGAGAATGGGCCGTGTATTTCCTGCTTTTATTGGGTGGACTACCAGTCTCTGTCATCATTCTTGTCACGTGTACCATATATGCATTGATCTTAATGCGGTTCTACCGTCAAGGCTCTCGAACAGCGCAGTCTAGCTTAAACAATAGTTCACTCGCTCGTTCTTCATCTGATGAATTGTCCAAAGTGAAGACGGACGATCAAAATAATATCACGGACACAGATAACAAAGAGATTGTATCAGTTCAAAATGGCGACAATAATTCGTCTATGAATTCCACGTTTAAAAATATTATGTGTGTAGTGTTTCCGGTAAGCAGACAAATTAATATTAAAGCCAATCGCCCTGGCAATCTTCGTAAAACTTCATCAAAGCTTGCAGTTAGAGAAAAATTATTGCGAAAAACATGTATAGTTCTCATCATCACGATAACGTGTATCATTGCGTTGATAATCACATTTTGTCTACATATGGTCTCCGAGTCGATCAACTACCACGCGCTTGAGGTTCACGGAGTGATTTTGAACGCGTTTGTGATATTTCACCGAGGGAGCTTTTCCATGATATGTGCCCTGTTTCCAATTATCTACGGCGTTCGTGATAACAGTTTCCGGAACATCGTCCGGGAAATGCTCGTCAAGTACAAGGGGTCCAATCAGAAGCAAGAGCTTGAAACGTGTGCATGA